A stretch of Misgurnus anguillicaudatus unplaced genomic scaffold, ASM2758022v2 HiC_scaffold_33, whole genome shotgun sequence DNA encodes these proteins:
- the LOC141349266 gene encoding protein NLRC3-like: MCYSSDHQKRSDPEFSCVSMKSDVSMPHPLNFKNESTSPAVRRITESDCQRRKIEQSENQPQDFNENMSPHFSHESNLPEVLNTFRSNLRKNFECLYEVTSNKRNPTLLNEIYTELYITESESGEISNEHEVRQIETQSRRTTTEETPIKCNDIFKPLPEQDKHIRSVLTKGVAGIGKTVSVQKFILDWAEEKENQDVHLIFPLPFREINLMKDKTLSLLDLLHLFFPQTKEMEIFSDEYKVLFIFDGLDECRLSLDFHSSVRLCDVSESTSVNVMLTNLIEGNLFPSALIWITSRPAAADLIPSECVDRVTEVRGFTDPQKEEYFRKRISDESLSDQIISHLKSSRSLYIMCHIPVFCWISVTVLERMLSEAERRKIPKTLTQMYTHFLIIQTNIKHQKDYEKKDEDMIFKLGKLAFEQLVKGNLIFYDEDLRECDIDVAEASVYSGLCTQIFREEFGLYQGKVYCFVHLTIQEHLAALYAHISFTNNNTNVFKSVWFSITLKQDSLFELHHRAVDVSLQSKNGHLDLFLRFLLGLSLESNQILLQDLLTQMRRCSYKKEKTVKYIKEKINENLSTEKSINLIHCLNELGDDSLLQEIQHYVKSSSVGKTKLSSSQWAALVFVLLTSEQHFDELNLNEFIGDKNTADEVLVRLQLVIKETKKLK; the protein is encoded by the exons ATGTGTTATAGTTCAGatcatcagaagagatcagatccagagttcagttgtgtgtctatgaagagtgatGTGTCTATGCCTCATCCATTGAACTTTAAGAATGAATCAACATCTCCTGCTGTCAG ACGAATAACAGAATCTGACTGTCAGAGGAGGAAGATTGAACAATCTGAGAATCAACCACAAGACTTCAATGAAAACATGAGTCCTCATTTCAG tCATGAGTCTAATCTTCCTGAAGTCCTGAACACATTCAGATCAAATCTGAGGAAGAATTTTGAGTGTTTGTATGAGGTAACATCAAATAAGAGAAACCCAACACTACTGAATGAGATCTACACAGAGCTCTACATCACAGAGAGTGAAAGTGGAGAGATCAGTAATGAACATGAGgtgagacagattgagacacaatccagaagaacaacaacagaggagacaccaatcaaatgtaatgacatctttaaacctttacctgaacaagacaaacacatcagaagtgtgctgacaaagggagtcgctggcattggaaaaacagtctctgtacagaagttcattctggactgggctgaagagaaagagaatcaggacgtccacctcatatttccacttcctttcagagagatcaatttgatgaaggacaaaacactcagtcttttagatcttcttcatcttttcttcccacaaacaaaagaaatggaaatcttcagtgatgaatataaagtgttgttcatctttgatggtttggatgagtgtcgtctgtctctggattttcacagcagtgtgaggttgtgtgatgtaagtgaatcaacctcagtgaacgtgatgctgacaaacctcatcgaggggaatctgtttccctctgctctcatctggatcacctccagaccagcagcagctgatctcatcccctctgagtgtgttgatcgagtcacagaggtacgaggcttcactgatccacagaaggaggaatacttcaggaagagaatcagtgatgagagtctgtctgatcaaatcatctcacacctgaagtcatccaggagtctctacatcatgtgtcacatcccagttttctgctggatttcagtcactgttctagagagaatgttgagtgaagcagagagaagaaagatccccaagactctcactcaaatgtacacacacttcctgatcattcagacaaacatcaaacatcagaaggactatgagaagaaagatgaagacatgatcttcaaactgggaaaactggcttttgagcagcttgtgaaaggcaatctgatcttctatgatgaagacctgagagagtgtgacattgatgtagcagaagcatcagtgtactcaggattgtgtactcagatcttcagagaggagtttggtttgtatcaggggaaagtttactgctttgttcatctcaccatccaggaacatctagcagctctttatgctcacatctccttcacaaacaacaacacaaatgTGTTTAAATCAGTTTGGTTTTCTATAACTTTAAAACAGGATTCATTATTTGAGTTACATCATCGAGCTGTAGATGTATCTTTACAGAGTAAGAATggacatctggatcttttcCTGCGTTTTCTTCTGGGTCTTTCACTGGAGTCCAATCAGATTCTCTTACAGGATCTACTGACACAGATGAGAAGATGCTCCTACAAGAAAGAGAAAACTGTTAAGTACATTAAAGAGAAGATAAATGAGAATCTGTCTACAGAGAAATCCATCAATCTGATTCACTGTCTGAATGAACTGGGTGATGATTCACTGCTGCAGGAGATTCAACATTATGTAAAATCTTCATCAGTAGGAAAGACCAAACTCTCCTCTTCACAGTGGGCagctttagtttttgtgttgttgacgTCTGAGCAGCATTTCGATGAACTTAATCTAAATGaatttattggagataaaaatacagcagatgaagTTCTTGTGAGACTGCAGCTtgtgattaaagaaaccaaaaaacTCAAGTAA